A section of the Pediococcus inopinatus genome encodes:
- a CDS encoding proline-specific peptidase family protein, whose product MKQGTKILTLNNGYHLWSHTDGEDSQIHLLALHGGPGGNHEYWENFHDELKKQGLNVQVHYYDQLGSWYSDQPDYSDPKIAAKYLTYDYFLDEVEEVRQKLGIDHFYLIGQSWGGALTMLYALKYGSHLKGAIISSMVDNIDEYLEHQDAIRDEALSPKDAQFMRDCEKNGDWHNERYQELVEVLNEGYVDRKQPPAISHLVDTMAVPVYNAFQGDNEFVVTGKLKEWDIRDQIHKIKVPTLLTFGEHETMPLKSAQRMAQAIPNSRLVTTPNGGHHHMIDNAPVYFKHLADYLRDVESGKF is encoded by the coding sequence GTGAAACAAGGAACAAAGATTTTAACGTTGAACAACGGCTACCATTTGTGGTCACACACAGATGGCGAAGATAGTCAGATTCATTTACTAGCATTGCATGGTGGCCCTGGTGGGAATCATGAATACTGGGAAAATTTCCATGATGAGCTCAAGAAACAAGGCTTAAACGTGCAGGTTCATTATTATGATCAATTAGGATCATGGTATTCTGACCAACCTGATTATTCAGATCCAAAAATTGCTGCTAAATACCTAACTTACGACTACTTCTTGGATGAAGTTGAAGAAGTTCGTCAAAAGTTAGGGATTGACCACTTCTACTTGATTGGTCAATCTTGGGGCGGTGCATTAACCATGCTTTACGCTTTAAAATACGGTAGCCATTTAAAGGGTGCCATCATTTCCAGCATGGTAGATAACATTGATGAATATTTAGAGCACCAAGACGCTATCCGTGATGAAGCTCTTTCTCCTAAAGATGCCCAATTCATGCGCGATTGCGAAAAGAATGGTGATTGGCATAATGAACGTTACCAAGAGCTTGTTGAGGTTTTAAACGAAGGCTACGTCGATCGTAAGCAGCCACCAGCAATTTCTCATTTGGTTGACACAATGGCTGTCCCTGTTTATAACGCTTTCCAAGGTGACAATGAATTTGTTGTTACTGGGAAACTAAAAGAATGGGATATTCGTGATCAAATCCACAAGATTAAAGTCCCAACGTTGTTAACTTTCGGTGAACATGAAACAATGCCACTGAAGTCCGCACAACGAATGGCACAAGCAATTCCAAATTCACGTTTGGTCACAACGCCAAACGGTGGTCACCATCATATGATTGATAATGCCCCTGTTTACTTCAAACATTTGGCAGATTATCTCCGTGATGTCGAAAGTGGCAAATTTTAG